Proteins from a genomic interval of Lacticaseibacillus pabuli:
- the rapZ gene encoding RNase adapter RapZ, protein MAEEKSPIELVIISGMSGAGKTVAVQSFEDLGYFCIDNMPPALIPKFWELLDQSGKVKKVALVVDLRSRAFYDQIVDILNELENSESVNAHILFLDATDTELVSRYKETRRAHPLAMEGRLMDGIRKERELLRPLRNHAEVIIDTTNLSPRELREELFASFQNKRQPLFHLEVMSFGFKYGLPLDADIVMDVRFLPNPYYIPELKHQTGLDKAVYDYVMDNPQAENFYKQFDAMLHDIMPMYVEEGKTSLTIAIGCTGGQHRSVAFARRIGASFEGEYPVDVSHRDVNRRKETVNRS, encoded by the coding sequence GTGGCAGAAGAGAAAAGTCCGATTGAACTGGTGATTATCTCAGGAATGTCCGGGGCGGGGAAGACCGTCGCCGTGCAGAGTTTTGAGGATTTAGGTTATTTTTGTATCGATAACATGCCACCAGCATTAATTCCGAAGTTTTGGGAATTACTCGATCAGTCTGGTAAGGTCAAAAAGGTGGCCCTGGTCGTTGACCTGCGTAGCCGCGCTTTTTACGACCAGATTGTCGACATTTTAAACGAGCTTGAAAACAGCGAATCGGTTAACGCGCACATCCTGTTTCTCGACGCCACCGACACCGAACTCGTGTCGCGGTATAAGGAGACGCGCCGTGCACACCCGCTGGCTATGGAAGGTCGACTGATGGATGGGATTCGCAAGGAACGTGAATTATTGCGCCCCTTGCGTAATCACGCCGAGGTCATCATTGATACGACAAACTTGTCACCGCGGGAACTGCGCGAAGAACTGTTCGCTAGTTTCCAGAACAAACGGCAGCCGCTGTTTCATCTTGAGGTGATGAGCTTTGGGTTTAAGTACGGCCTCCCGCTCGATGCAGACATTGTGATGGACGTGCGGTTCTTGCCAAACCCGTACTACATTCCAGAGTTAAAGCATCAGACTGGGCTGGATAAGGCGGTCTATGATTACGTCATGGATAATCCACAAGCTGAGAATTTCTATAAGCAGTTTGATGCCATGTTGCACGACATTATGCCGATGTACGTTGAGGAGGGTAAGACCAGCCTCACGATTGCTATTGGTTGTACTGGCGGCCAGCACCGCAGTGTCGCCTTTGCGCGCCGCATTGGTGCCAGCTTTGAAGGCGAATACCCGGTTGATGTGAGCCATCGTGACGTCAACCGCAGAAAGGAAACGGTGAACCGCTCATGA
- a CDS encoding ComE operon protein 2, giving the protein MADQRLDWDDYFMVQAALLAARSTCKRLSVGAVLVRDKRVIAGGYNGSVSGDTHCIDDDCYLVDGHCVRTIHAEMNAVLQCAKFGVSTDGASVYVTDFPCLQCTKMLLQAGITHIYYLRNYHNDEYAMRLIKLRNVGVTQLTLTQDKIDRARLTDYIQK; this is encoded by the coding sequence ATGGCAGATCAACGATTGGATTGGGACGACTACTTTATGGTGCAAGCGGCGTTGCTAGCCGCGCGCAGTACGTGCAAACGCTTGTCAGTCGGCGCAGTACTTGTGCGGGATAAGCGCGTCATTGCGGGCGGATACAATGGATCCGTGTCCGGAGATACGCACTGTATCGACGACGACTGTTACTTGGTCGATGGTCACTGCGTCCGCACAATCCATGCGGAGATGAACGCCGTGTTGCAATGCGCCAAGTTTGGCGTGTCTACAGATGGCGCGAGTGTCTACGTGACGGATTTTCCTTGCTTGCAGTGTACGAAGATGCTGCTGCAAGCCGGCATCACGCATATTTACTACCTGCGTAATTACCATAACGACGAGTACGCGATGCGGCTCATCAAATTGCGGAACGTTGGCGTGACACAGCTGACGTTGACCCAAGACAAAATTGACCGGGCGCGGTTGACAGACTATATTCAAAAGTAG
- a CDS encoding HdeD family acid-resistance protein has translation MFYTRDRWGFDWREFITGVLFIIAGIFMFIHPDAGLVTLGLLFAIIAIAHGITQIAGFFEIRKYTPRASWLLLLAGILDVIFGLLFLFNIPAGIVGITILFAIWFFIDSVANLFNVGHLRPLGNVWFIVSLILDILTVVLAVLIFMQPVVAAVSFAVLIGIYLVIFGVNALVVAFARRN, from the coding sequence ATGTTTTATACACGTGACCGTTGGGGATTTGACTGGCGGGAGTTCATTACCGGTGTGCTCTTTATCATCGCCGGCATCTTTATGTTTATCCATCCAGATGCTGGTCTTGTCACACTTGGCTTGTTGTTTGCAATCATCGCCATTGCCCACGGGATTACGCAGATTGCGGGTTTCTTCGAAATTCGCAAGTATACGCCCCGCGCGTCATGGCTGCTGTTGTTAGCCGGGATTCTGGATGTCATTTTTGGCCTCCTGTTCCTGTTTAACATTCCAGCCGGGATTGTTGGCATTACGATTTTGTTTGCGATTTGGTTCTTCATCGATTCGGTCGCTAACTTGTTCAACGTTGGCCATTTACGGCCACTGGGTAATGTCTGGTTCATCGTTTCACTGATTTTGGATATCTTGACGGTGGTTTTGGCCGTTCTGATCTTCATGCAGCCAGTCGTTGCGGCAGTTTCCTTTGCCGTGCTGATCGGCATTTACCTCGTCATCTTTGGGGTAAATGCACTGGTCGTTGCGTTTGCACGACGCAACTAA